GGCCAGCGGGGAAGCACCGAAATCAGCGACACCCCGCGGGTGGGCCGGGCGATAAAGCCGTAGTTTCCCCCGGTCACCGCGTTAATGACGGACGTGACCGCGAACCAGCCGAGGGTGGTCTGCGTGGCCCGCCGGTAGCCGGCCCACGTCGGCCGGTACCCAAAGGCGAAGACCAAGGTCAGCGGCACGATGAGCGCCGCCCAGTGAAAGAGCCAGTAGGCACCCTCCTGCACCCACCGGGTGGTGACCCACGCGGCGTCGGGGGTGAGCAGGGCCATGGGATTGAGCCACATGCCCCAGAAGAAGCTCATCGTCACGGCGAACTCATTGCCGGTACCGATGGCGATGGGCGTGATAATCCGCAACCAATCGCAGATATGAAAGGGCAGCGTCTCGTCGTACACGACGGCGCTCGGGCGCAGCGTCACGGCCAGGTAGGCGAGAGACATCATCCCCAGCACGACGCCGGCAACCTGGCGGGCACGGGTCTCTATGGGGGTGCCGCGCACGCGACGCGCCGCCACGACGATGACGCCGGCGGTGATGATGCCCACCACGTTCACCAGGAGGTGACGGGCATCGAACTGGGCAATTGTTTCATATGTCCGGCCGGTGTGCCGAGACGTCCACATCTGCTGGGCCATAGTGGCAGTACCCTAGCAACCTTCGCCGCTGCTCGCTCGCTAGTCGGCAGACGCCTTCACATCGACCAGGGTCGAATAGAGCTCGTCGAAGCGCCGACGCAGGCGGGCGTAGTGTTCGGCGGCGTCGGCCCGCGGGCTGAACGGCTCCCCGAAAGGCGGCACCGCCCGGGTTCCACCCGGGTTGATGACCTCCAAGGCGATGAGCGCCGTTCCCCGCAGCGTGGCCCTCTTCATGGCCAGCGGGATGACGGTGGCCCCGGTGACATTCGCCAGCACCTGCAACCATTCGGGGTGTTCGGTGGTGACCCGGCCCGAGGCGATGACGCGTTCGGCGGCCATGCCCGCGTCGGAGAGCTGCTCGAAGATGCGGGCGTAGCTGATGGCGATGGACTCGATCACCCCATGCCACATATCGAGCACGGTCGTTTCTTCGGTGATGTCCGTGATCGTGGCCTTCGCGTCGGCCGCCCAGCCGGTGGCCCGCTCCCCGGTGAAAAACGGCAGCACTGCCGGCACGTCCTCATCCGGCGGGCCGGCGAGCCGCTCGCCCAATTCCGCCGGGTCGACGGGCGCCAGCGTCGTCTCCAGCCAGGAAATCGCCCGCCCCACGTCGTTGAGCGCCCCGCCCAAGATGGCCTGCTGCGCATCCAACCGGTAGCACCACAGGCCCGCCGGGACATTCTCGGGAACCTGCGGCAGGATGACGCGCGCCGCCCCCGACGTCGCCGCCGCGACCGCCACCGTGGAGGCGTCGACGGCCCCCGGGCCTACGTTCGACGGCCACCCGTCGGGAATGGCGTGCAGCCACGGGGTGCCGTTGAGCGCCGGCCACGGGGTGCGTTCCGGGTGCGTCGGCGTCTGCGGGCCAAACACCGGGGCGAACAGGGACGCGCTCACCCCCACCGCGTCGAGGATCTCCTTATCGATCTCGCCGGTATGCACGTTGAGCACACCCGACCAGGCCGCCGTCGACGTCGCCACCCCCACAATGCCCGCAAGCTTGAAGTAAACGTACTCGCCGATGCTCATAATGCGTTTCGTGCGCGCCAACAGCTCCGGGTACTCCGCCGCCAGCCACGCCAGCCGCGCCGGATGGTAGCTGGTGTGCAGCCGAACCCCGGTGCGGGCGTGGTAGGCGGCCTCATCCACCCGCTCCCGCAAGGCGGTGACATAGTCGGCGCAGCGGGAATCCGCGTACGTGATGGCGCGGGTCAAGGCGTTACCGGACGCGTCGACGAGCACGAGCGACGCGGCGAAAGTATCCATCGCCACCGCGTCGATCCGCACATTCTTCTTCGCCGCGAAATCGACGATCGCCGCGATGATCTCCCGGCATTCGGCCACCACCTGGTCAGCATCGATGGCCGACGTGCCGTCGTAATCGCTGACGAAGGCGTGTGATAGCCGCTGCTTCGATCCCTTCACGGGGCACCCCGTGGCATCGTACAAACCGCCGCGCGACGCCGTGGAGCCGATGTCCAGCGCCAACACAAAGGGGCCGGTGGCCTCCTTGAGGGGGATGGACATCGTCGGAACCTTCGTGAGTTCAGCCATAACCACCATTGTATGCACCGGCACCCCCGGCCAGGGAGGCGTTACCCTGGCAACCATGACCGATCTCACCACTGTCCTGCGCACCGACGACGGCGTCGAGCTCGTCGCCACCAGCCCGGAGCACGCCGGCGACGGCGCCCACCGGATCTCCGTGGAGTACTCCAGCCTCAACTACAAAGACGCCATGGCGCTCGCCGGCGATCGAGCAGTGGCGCGCATCCTGCCGCTCGTGCCCGGCATCGACGCCGTCGGCCGGCTCGACGACGGCCAGCTCGTCACCGTCAACGGCGCCGGTCTCGGCGAACGTCGCCACGGCGGCTACACCCCCACCGTCAACGTGGACGCCTTCACCGTGGTGCCTAAGGCCTTCGACGCCTTCACCGCCGCCGCCATCGGCACCGCCGGGTACACCGCCGCCCTCAGCGTCGACGCGCTGCGCGCCGCCGTCGCCCCCAGCGACGGCCCCGTCCTCGTCACCGGTGCCACCGGTGGCGTCGGCTCCATCGCCATCCTGCTGCTGCGCTCCTTGGGCTACGACGTCGCCGCCCTCACCGGCCGCGTCGACGAGCACGGCGAGTGGCTGCGTACCCTCGGCGCCAGCGAGGTGCTTGACCGTGCGGACTTCGCCGCAAAGGGCCGGCCGCTGCAGAAGGCGCGCTTCGCCGGCGCCGTCGACACGGTGGGCTCCCACGTGCTGGTCAACACGCTGGCACAGATCCGCTGGGGCGGGTCCGTCACCGCCTGCGGGCTGGCGCAAGGCGCCGACCTGCCCGGCACCGTGCTGCCGTTTATTCTCCGCGGGGTGAATCTACTGGGCATCAACTCCGTCGATGCCCCTGACGAGCTGCGGGAGAAGGCGTGGGCGTTGCTCGCCGAGCACCTCGACGCCGGCGTGCTCGCCACTTTCACCGAAGCAATCAGCCTGGAGCAGGTGGCCGACGCCGGCGAGCAACTGCTGGCCGGAACCCGGCGCGGGCGCACCGTCGTCGCTGTTAGGTAGGAGTTGGTGCTGGCCGTGGGTGCTCACAGGCGCTCGATGAGCGCGCCAAGCAGCAGCACAAGCTCCGCGCCGCCGACGGTCACCATGCACGCCGTCACCAGCAACACGGCCACCACGTTGGGCTGGACGCGCTCCTTGGCTAACGAGTGGGCTTCCCGCTGGTAGCGGTGGTGTCCGGCCAGCAGCAGCGTCACCGCGAGCAGCGCCAACACCAGGGCGAGAACGACGATGACGCTGGGGTACATGCCCGCCCACCGCAGCAGGGTGGACGCGCACACCAACAGGGCGAGCACGGTACGGCCCCAGGACAGCGCGGTGCGCTCCGGCTGCAGGCCCGGGTCCTCGTGCAGGCGGGTCGACAGTCGGCGGGTCGACGGTCGGCGGGCCATCACACCAGAACGCCGACGAGCAGCACCACGGCGCCGCACACCCCGCCAATGGAGAGCACGGGGATGATGCCCGGCACCGGCAGCGGCCGGTCGTGACGCATCGACCGCTCCACGGCGATCCACCGCAGGCACGAACCGAGAGAAATAAGCAGGCCGACGACAATCATGAACACGGCCGCCACCGCCTGCAAGGTGCCGTCGAGCGCGTCGATGGCGAAAGCCTCCAGGGCGATGCCGCCGGCTAGGAATGCCAGCGACGTCCGGGTCCAGGCTAGGAAGGTGCGCTCGTTGGCGAGGGTGAAACGGGGGTCCGGTTCCTCGCCGTCGGGGAACACCCGCCGGGCCAGCCAGCTGCGTTGCTCAGACATCGTCTTTACTTGCTGTTCTACTTCACTACCAGGTTGACCATCCGGCCCGGCACCACGATCTTCTTGATGACCGTCTTGCCCTCAATGTTGGCGGCGATGCGCTCGTCGGCCAGCGCGGCGGCGACGACGTCGTCCTGCGCGGCGTCGGCGGCGACGGTGATGCGGCCGCGAACCTTGCCGTTGACCTGCACGGGCAGCTCCACCTCGTCGTCCACCAGCCACTTCTGTTCGAAAGTGGGGAAGGCGGCGAAGGTGATGGTGTCCTCGTGGCCCAGGCGAGCCCACAGCTCCTCCGCGATGTGCGGGGCGATGGGGGAGACCATGACGACCAGCGGTTCCACCGCGGCCAGCGGCACCTCGCCCGGGTAGGTCTTCGTGAGGTAGTTGACGTACTCGATGAGCTTGGCCACCACGGTGTTATCCCGCAGGTTGGCGTAGTCATCGCGCACACCCGCGACGGTGCGGTGCAGCTGCTTGAGGTCGGCGTCCGTGAGCGCGGCGTCGGCCTGGGCGTGAACGGCGCCGGTCTCCTCGTCGATGATGAGGCGCCACAGGCGCTGCAGGAACCGATGCGCGCCGACGACGTCCTTCGTCGCCCAGGGCCGCGACGTGTCCAACGGGCCCATCGACATCTCGTACACGCGCAGCGTGTCCGCACCGAAGTCCGCCACCACATCGTCCGGGGCGACGGCGTTCTTCAACGACTTGCCCATCTTGCCGTACTCCTGGAACACCTCCATGTCCCCGATGAAGAACTTGCCGTCGCGCTGTTCCACCTCCGCCGCCGGCTGGTACACGCCACGGGCATCCGTGTACGCGAAGGCCTGGATGTAGCCCTGGTTGAACAGGCGTCGGTACGGCTCCTTCGACGTGACGTGGCCCAGATCGAACAGCACCTTGTGCCAGAAACGGGAGTAGAGCAGGTGCAGCACGGCGTGCTCGACGCCGCCGACGTACAGGTCCACGCCGCCGCAATCCTCAGCCGACTGCGGGCCGGTCCAATAGCGCTCATTCTCCAAGTCGACGAACGCCTGCGAATTCGTGGGATCAATGTAGCGCAGCTGGTACCAGGAGGACCCGGCCCACTGCGGCATGACGTTCGCGTCCCGGTAGTAGGTCTGCACCCCGTCGCCGAGGTCCAGCTCCACCTCAATCCAGTCCGTCACCTTCGCCAGCGGCGGCTGCGGGGCGCTGTCCGCATCATCCGGGTCGAAGGAAACCGGCTTGTAGTCATCCACCTCCGGCAGCTCGACGGGCAGCATCGACTCCGGCAAGGCGTGCGCGTGGCCCTCGGCGTCGTAGACGATGGGGAAAGGCTCACCCCAGTAACGCTGGCGGGCGAACAACCAATCGCGCAGCTTGTACTGGATCTTCTCCACGCCGGCGTCGTGCTCCTCAAGCCAGGCAATGACCGCCGCGATGGCGTCCTCCTTGCCCAGGCCGTTGAGGTCAAGGCCGGCGTCGTTCGCCGAATTGATGTGCGGGGCATCGCCGGTGAAGGCGGCCTCGGACACGTCGCCGTCGAGCACCGGGATGATGTCGATGCCGAAGGCGGAGGCGAACTCGTAGTCACGCTCGTCGTGTGCCGGAACCGCCATGACCGCGCCCGTGCCGTAGCCCGACAGCACATAATCCGCGGCAAACACCGGGACCTTCGCGCCGTTGACCGGGTTCACGGCGTAGGTGCCCAAGAACACGCCGGTCTTGTCCTTGTTCTCCTGGCGTTCAACGTCGCTCTTCGCCGCGATGGCGGCACGGTAGGCGGTGAGCGCCTCCCGCGGCGTGGCCGCACCGCCGGTCCACCGCTCGTCGACGCCCGGCTCGTAGGCGTCGGCCAGCAGCTGATCCGCCAGCTCCGACTCCGGGGCCAGCGCCATGTACGTAGCGCCGAACAGGGTATCCGCGCGGGTGGTGAACACGGTCACCGGCACCGCGGTGCCGTCGGTGACTGTCGCGGTGAAGGTGACCTCCGCGCCGCGGGAACGGCCGATCCAATTGCGCTGCATGGCCTTGACCTTGTCCGGCCAATCAAGCATCTCCAGGTCATCAATGAG
Above is a genomic segment from Corynebacterium uterequi containing:
- a CDS encoding YwaF family protein, with protein sequence MAQQMWTSRHTGRTYETIAQFDARHLLVNVVGIITAGVIVVAARRVRGTPIETRARQVAGVVLGMMSLAYLAVTLRPSAVVYDETLPFHICDWLRIITPIAIGTGNEFAVTMSFFWGMWLNPMALLTPDAAWVTTRWVQEGAYWLFHWAALIVPLTLVFAFGYRPTWAGYRRATQTTLGWFAVTSVINAVTGGNYGFIARPTRGVSLISVLPRWPYYVPCLAGLILTGWAGVTWVAERFGADADAQASATLSAHGLVRRV
- a CDS encoding gluconokinase, with the protein product MAELTKVPTMSIPLKEATGPFVLALDIGSTASRGGLYDATGCPVKGSKQRLSHAFVSDYDGTSAIDADQVVAECREIIAAIVDFAAKKNVRIDAVAMDTFAASLVLVDASGNALTRAITYADSRCADYVTALRERVDEAAYHARTGVRLHTSYHPARLAWLAAEYPELLARTKRIMSIGEYVYFKLAGIVGVATSTAAWSGVLNVHTGEIDKEILDAVGVSASLFAPVFGPQTPTHPERTPWPALNGTPWLHAIPDGWPSNVGPGAVDASTVAVAAATSGAARVILPQVPENVPAGLWCYRLDAQQAILGGALNDVGRAISWLETTLAPVDPAELGERLAGPPDEDVPAVLPFFTGERATGWAADAKATITDITEETTVLDMWHGVIESIAISYARIFEQLSDAGMAAERVIASGRVTTEHPEWLQVLANVTGATVIPLAMKRATLRGTALIALEVINPGGTRAVPPFGEPFSPRADAAEHYARLRRRFDELYSTLVDVKASAD
- a CDS encoding acrylyl-CoA reductase family protein, which codes for MTDLTTVLRTDDGVELVATSPEHAGDGAHRISVEYSSLNYKDAMALAGDRAVARILPLVPGIDAVGRLDDGQLVTVNGAGLGERRHGGYTPTVNVDAFTVVPKAFDAFTAAAIGTAGYTAALSVDALRAAVAPSDGPVLVTGATGGVGSIAILLLRSLGYDVAALTGRVDEHGEWLRTLGASEVLDRADFAAKGRPLQKARFAGAVDTVGSHVLVNTLAQIRWGGSVTACGLAQGADLPGTVLPFILRGVNLLGINSVDAPDELREKAWALLAEHLDAGVLATFTEAISLEQVADAGEQLLAGTRRGRTVVAVR
- a CDS encoding DUF202 domain-containing protein; translated protein: MARRPSTRRLSTRLHEDPGLQPERTALSWGRTVLALLVCASTLLRWAGMYPSVIVVLALVLALLAVTLLLAGHHRYQREAHSLAKERVQPNVVAVLLVTACMVTVGGAELVLLLGALIERL
- a CDS encoding YidH family protein, which encodes MSEQRSWLARRVFPDGEEPDPRFTLANERTFLAWTRTSLAFLAGGIALEAFAIDALDGTLQAVAAVFMIVVGLLISLGSCLRWIAVERSMRHDRPLPVPGIIPVLSIGGVCGAVVLLVGVLV
- the leuS gene encoding leucine--tRNA ligase → MTNTAPASATPQHRYTNALANEIETKWQRYWLDNGTFHAPNPVGDLAPGEGESLPEDKLFVQDMFPYPSGAGLHVGHPLGYIATDVFARYNRMLGKNVLHTLGYDAFGLPAEQYAIQTGTHPRTTTMKNIDNMRRQLGALGLGHDARRSVATTDTEFYRWTQWIFLQIYNAWFDEQQRKARPIAELIEELKDGRRTTKDGRVYAELTREEQQEAVDEFRLVYRSNSMVNWCPGLGTVLANEEVTADGRSERGNFPVFRKKLSQWMMRITAYADRLIDDLEMLDWPDKVKAMQRNWIGRSRGAEVTFTATVTDGTAVPVTVFTTRADTLFGATYMALAPESELADQLLADAYEPGVDERWTGGAATPREALTAYRAAIAAKSDVERQENKDKTGVFLGTYAVNPVNGAKVPVFAADYVLSGYGTGAVMAVPAHDERDYEFASAFGIDIIPVLDGDVSEAAFTGDAPHINSANDAGLDLNGLGKEDAIAAVIAWLEEHDAGVEKIQYKLRDWLFARQRYWGEPFPIVYDAEGHAHALPESMLPVELPEVDDYKPVSFDPDDADSAPQPPLAKVTDWIEVELDLGDGVQTYYRDANVMPQWAGSSWYQLRYIDPTNSQAFVDLENERYWTGPQSAEDCGGVDLYVGGVEHAVLHLLYSRFWHKVLFDLGHVTSKEPYRRLFNQGYIQAFAYTDARGVYQPAAEVEQRDGKFFIGDMEVFQEYGKMGKSLKNAVAPDDVVADFGADTLRVYEMSMGPLDTSRPWATKDVVGAHRFLQRLWRLIIDEETGAVHAQADAALTDADLKQLHRTVAGVRDDYANLRDNTVVAKLIEYVNYLTKTYPGEVPLAAVEPLVVMVSPIAPHIAEELWARLGHEDTITFAAFPTFEQKWLVDDEVELPVQVNGKVRGRITVAADAAQDDVVAAALADERIAANIEGKTVIKKIVVPGRMVNLVVK